The DNA window AGGAGCTGCCCCGATATTTTTGTCACTGTTGGATTTTTCTATCTCTTTTTCCTTTTTTTCAATATAATCTTTTAAAAGATCAATTTTTTTATATTTTTTCACTTCTTCTGAAGATAAAAATTTTACACTGCTGCTGTCTAAAAATATAGATCTTTTTATCCTCCTGCTGCCTGCGGACTGCATCCCCTTCCAATTTCGAAATGAGTTGCTCACAAGGGCGTAACTGGGGATAGTTGTGATAGTTTTATCAAAATTCTGAACCTTTACATTGGTTAAATTTATCTCTATTACATCTCCATCAGCCAGCTGACCCGGCATCTCAATCCAGTCTCCTATCCCAACCATATTATTGGCAGCCAGTTGAATACTGGCAACAAACCCCAAAATAGCATCTTTGAAGATCAGCATAATTACAGCTGTCATTGCACCTATCCCGCTTAAAATTTTAAGGGGGGATTTATCCATAATTATTCCTACAGATATTGTCATAGCTATAATCATTAAAAATAAACTCATAACCTGAAGATAACTCTTAATGGGCCGCCTTTTAGAAATACTGTATGTACTGTAAATATCACCGAATACCGATAAAATCCCGTTTGCAATAAGGGTGAATATTATCACTATCCCTATGTTTATAGCCTTTTCAAAAAAAGATTCAAAAAAATTCAACTTGCTTATCATGGTATGAAAAACAATTAACGGCACTAAAGCATTTAAATATTCCAAAATATTGTTCTCAATTAAAAAATCATCCCATTTAGTTTCGCTTTTTTTAATCAGTTTAATCAGATGATTTTTTATTATATAAGCTGTAATATAATGCATAATAACCGCTATTATTAAGGTTATTATTGTTATTATTCCTACAATCAAACTTCTTTTATAGGATCCGCTTACATTTAAATACTCGATAATTGTATTGTAAAATTCATTCATATTTTTCTCCTGTTTTTTTACTTAAATCTGAATTTATAAGAGTTTTCCCCCTGTATTTTTCCTGAATTTATACTTTTTTTCAGCCCAGGATATCCAGTGAGGTCTCGAAATCATCGCCCTTCCAACAGCCACCAGTTCCACTAAATCATTTTCAATCAAATAGCTGGCTTCTACCTCTTTTTTTATAGCTCTTACAGCTATCACAGGGGTTTTAACGTGTTTTCTTATCTCTACTCCCAGATATACCACCCAGTCAAGGGGAAAGTCAGCCGGCATATCTATCTTCCTGTCCTGTTTAAAACTGGGATCAGGGACTCCGCTGGATACATGGATCAGATCTACTCCGGCTTTTTCAACTTCTTTTGCAATATAGATCCCCTCTTCTAATGTAGGCTCATTTCCTCCTATCCTGATTCCCAGTATAAAGTTATCATCAAAGATCTCTTTTGTTCTTTTTATCAATTCACGGGTAAAGTACAGCCTGTCGCCATATTTATCTGTTCTTTTATTCCAGAGTTTAGAATGGAGCTGTGATATAAGATAGGTATGTGCCCCATGGATCTCAATCCCGTCAAATCCGCATTTTTTTGCCCTGTGAAAAGCTGCGATAAACTCCTCTAAGATCTCATCTAATTTTTCCTCCGATACATCAGCTATCCCTTCTTTAAATCCAGCATGGTGAAGCTGGATAAGGGTAGGAGTTTTATGTTTCCTGCAGACATCTGCTACCTTAGTCAGTCCCTCTATAAAACTGTCATCCCATATTCCTATCTGATTATCCCTTAATTTACCATCTTGGGCAACACAGCAGGCTTCCAGGATGATCATCCCGACTCCTCCCAGAGCTATTTCCTCGTACCATTCCACCAGGTCATCGGTAACATATCCATCCTTACCAATGAGGCTGAATCTTACCATAGGCGGTAAAACTACCCTGTTTTTCAGGGTTATTCCCTTTATCTTAAATTCTGTAAATAAATTTACTTTTTCTTTCTTTTCCACTTTTTCTCCTCTAATCAAAACATTCTTTAAACTATTAACTAAAAAATTTTAACGCAGACTCATCAACTATTCTAAAAAATATAAATTCAAAACCTTTTCTTTAGTCACTAATTGCACAAATAATCACAAAAAAATCTTTTTCATCTAATTATTCATTATCAATTCTAAATTTTCAATTAATTTATTCCTCTTCCCATTCCTCAATAAATGAGCACTCATATATATCTACATCCGAACTAAGTTT is part of the Psychrilyobacter piezotolerans genome and encodes:
- a CDS encoding mechanosensitive ion channel family protein, with protein sequence MNEFYNTIIEYLNVSGSYKRSLIVGIITIITLIIAVIMHYITAYIIKNHLIKLIKKSETKWDDFLIENNILEYLNALVPLIVFHTMISKLNFFESFFEKAINIGIVIIFTLIANGILSVFGDIYSTYSISKRRPIKSYLQVMSLFLMIIAMTISVGIIMDKSPLKILSGIGAMTAVIMLIFKDAILGFVASIQLAANNMVGIGDWIEMPGQLADGDVIEINLTNVKVQNFDKTITTIPSYALVSNSFRNWKGMQSAGSRRIKRSIFLDSSSVKFLSSEEVKKYKKIDLLKDYIEKKEKEIEKSNSDKNIGAAPINGRRLTNIGMFRAYVQLYLKNSPYINQNLTLLVRQQEPTFQGIPLEIYCFAKTIVWQEYEGIQSDLFEHLIPTIHEFDLAIFQNPTGNDLKMLRK
- a CDS encoding NADH:flavin oxidoreductase, giving the protein MEKKEKVNLFTEFKIKGITLKNRVVLPPMVRFSLIGKDGYVTDDLVEWYEEIALGGVGMIILEACCVAQDGKLRDNQIGIWDDSFIEGLTKVADVCRKHKTPTLIQLHHAGFKEGIADVSEEKLDEILEEFIAAFHRAKKCGFDGIEIHGAHTYLISQLHSKLWNKRTDKYGDRLYFTRELIKRTKEIFDDNFILGIRIGGNEPTLEEGIYIAKEVEKAGVDLIHVSSGVPDPSFKQDRKIDMPADFPLDWVVYLGVEIRKHVKTPVIAVRAIKKEVEASYLIENDLVELVAVGRAMISRPHWISWAEKKYKFRKNTGGKLL